The Chryseobacterium wanjuense DNA window GTTGGTGATTTTACAGTCTTGGCTTTCTATACAGGAAAGAATGACATGGCTCACATTAGTTTTGTTAAGGAAGCTAATCACTATTTTGATTCTTTAAGCATAGTTAAACATTTTGAGTATCAATCGACTGATGATTGGAATAGGATGACTTTTGATGAATTATCAAAATATGATGTTATATTGTTTTTAGACACACGGCCTGAAGATCCTGATCAGAGGAAGGCGTTTCAAAAGTATATGGAAAAAGGAGGTAGTTGGATGGGATTTCATTTTTCGGCTTTTTCATTGGAGAAGTCTGCTCATGAAAATAACTGGTCATGGTATCATGATACCTTTCTTGGTTCGGGAGATTACAAAAGTAATACATGGCGTCCAACTTCTGCGGTATTAAAAAGGATTGCTAAAAATAAATTTAGCCCGGAGAAATTTATTAATGCGTCGCCGAATGAATGGTACGCATGGAAAAACGACCTGAGAAGAAATAATGATATCGAAATATTGTATGCAATCGATGAGA harbors:
- a CDS encoding ThuA domain-containing protein is translated as MYSLKNLKIVLFILLITIFSNNLKSQKIKVGDFTVLAFYTGKNDMAHISFVKEANHYFDSLSIVKHFEYQSTDDWNRMTFDELSKYDVILFLDTRPEDPDQRKAFQKYMEKGGSWMGFHFSAFSLEKSAHENNWSWYHDTFLGSGDYKSNTWRPTSAVLKRIAKNKFSPEKFINASPNEWYAWKNDLRRNNDIEILYAIDERSFPLGTGPKKHEIWTEGFYPIIWKNKNYNMIYSNIGHNDMDYEHQYGKNSVRTLSFTFRSKDYGDFIINAIYFLAKEKRRRFGL